Proteins from one Pantoea cypripedii genomic window:
- a CDS encoding PTS fructose transporter subunit IIC: MLKLLKNTKRHFMTGVSYMIPFVVAGGVLLALAVMFNGQAAVPDHGFLKAMSQIGLAGLTLFIPILAGFIAYSMVDKPGIAPGAIGGLMAYQMGAGFLGGMLAGIIAGLIVWCLLNIIAWLKIPHFIRMVLPIFIIPLAGTFLTGMAVYYIIGDPVAGLMKWLSVWLGNMQGASFIILGTVLGGMIAVDMGGPMNKTAFFFAVALISTNPQLMAAVAAADCTPPLGLALATFMFKGIFNDVEREAGKPAVIMGFMGITEGAIPFAAADPLRVIPAIMLGSAVAAVLSLWFGATNAAPWGGLIVLPVVSNHLGYIVAVAAGTLTTAIAVKVLKSVVKPQP, encoded by the coding sequence ATGTTAAAACTATTAAAAAATACCAAACGTCATTTTATGACCGGTGTGTCCTACATGATCCCCTTTGTGGTCGCTGGCGGGGTTTTGCTGGCACTGGCGGTGATGTTCAACGGCCAGGCGGCAGTGCCCGATCACGGGTTTCTCAAAGCGATGTCGCAGATCGGCCTTGCGGGATTGACCCTGTTTATTCCGATTCTGGCTGGTTTTATCGCCTACTCGATGGTGGATAAGCCCGGCATTGCCCCCGGAGCCATTGGCGGCCTGATGGCATATCAGATGGGTGCCGGGTTTTTAGGCGGAATGCTGGCGGGTATCATTGCCGGGCTGATTGTCTGGTGCCTGTTAAATATCATTGCCTGGCTGAAAATCCCCCATTTTATCAGGATGGTACTGCCGATCTTCATCATCCCGCTGGCCGGGACTTTCCTCACCGGGATGGCAGTATATTACATCATTGGTGACCCGGTTGCCGGGCTGATGAAATGGCTGAGCGTCTGGCTGGGCAATATGCAGGGGGCTTCTTTTATCATTCTCGGTACGGTGCTGGGTGGCATGATCGCCGTCGATATGGGCGGTCCGATGAACAAAACCGCTTTTTTCTTTGCCGTCGCGCTTATCTCCACCAATCCACAATTGATGGCGGCTGTCGCTGCCGCCGATTGCACCCCACCGCTCGGGCTGGCGCTCGCCACCTTCATGTTCAAAGGCATTTTTAATGATGTCGAACGGGAAGCGGGTAAACCGGCAGTCATCATGGGTTTTATGGGGATCACCGAAGGGGCGATCCCTTTTGCCGCCGCCGATCCCTTACGCGTAATCCCGGCGATTATGCTCGGCAGCGCGGTCGCGGCGGTGCTCTCGCTGTGGTTTGGCGCGACCAATGCTGCGCCCTGGGGCGGACTGATCGTCCTGCCGGTGGTGAGCAATCATCTGGGATACATCGTCGCGGTAGCCGCCGGAACCTTAACCACCGCCATCGCGGTTAAGGTACTGAAAAGCGTCGTCAAACCGCAGCCATAA
- a CDS encoding helix-turn-helix domain-containing protein, with product MSAFIQSILSEFSIQCSTTESVLVANGNALAPIMAYHLHVPRIELTVKGTLTMLLPKGEDKIVKCQRPVGTVTYIPADSWNSPLWGEPVICMSIVFWKQDVGFSISNWDGTQFKEVEKFNLQNSISSVRDRLLELAEILARTQNHTSETFAHIVYALLNDLLYQITDGMNNHKQPLSLLDEIKSHIDSHYQTDISRESVAETFNISAGYLSRLFSRESDVKFNEYLKLARISRSKTLLTNTNLKINEVSEKCGFADTNYFCKVFRDINDCTPLEYRRKNKGVSL from the coding sequence ATGAGCGCATTTATACAATCGATTTTGAGCGAATTCAGCATCCAGTGCTCCACCACAGAAAGCGTGCTGGTCGCCAATGGCAACGCGCTGGCCCCCATCATGGCTTACCATCTGCATGTGCCACGTATTGAGCTGACAGTAAAAGGAACGCTCACCATGCTGCTCCCCAAAGGGGAAGATAAGATCGTCAAATGCCAGCGTCCGGTGGGCACCGTGACCTATATTCCTGCCGATAGCTGGAACTCGCCGTTGTGGGGGGAGCCGGTGATCTGCATGTCCATTGTCTTCTGGAAGCAGGATGTCGGGTTCAGCATCAGCAACTGGGACGGGACGCAGTTCAAAGAGGTGGAGAAATTTAACCTGCAAAACTCCATCAGCTCGGTGCGTGATCGCCTGCTTGAACTGGCGGAGATCCTGGCCAGGACGCAAAACCACACCAGCGAAACCTTTGCCCATATTGTCTATGCGCTGCTGAATGATCTGTTGTACCAAATCACCGACGGTATGAATAATCACAAACAACCGCTCTCCCTGCTTGATGAAATCAAAAGCCATATCGATAGCCACTACCAGACAGATATTAGCCGGGAGAGCGTTGCCGAGACTTTCAACATCTCAGCGGGCTATCTGTCGCGCCTTTTTTCCCGTGAGTCAGACGTAAAATTTAATGAATACCTCAAATTAGCCCGGATCTCACGTTCGAAAACGTTGCTGACAAACACCAACCTGAAAATCAATGAAGTCTCAGAGAAGTGTGGTTTTGCTGATACCAACTATTTCTGCAAGGTGTTCCGGGATATCAATGACTGTACGCCGCTTGAGTACCGGCGTAAGAACAAGGGAGTAAGTTTATAA
- a CDS encoding PTS fructose transporter subunit IIB, with protein sequence MARTARDEVQPFTSERNLHIVAVTACATGVAHTYMAAEQLEKLAKTYNFSIKIETQGVLGLKNPITEKNILDAELVIIASDITIDNALRFEGCRILNICINSLLLKPAEVVSAIRKSLSLPRGNVIEL encoded by the coding sequence ATGGCCCGAACAGCAAGAGATGAAGTACAGCCTTTTACCAGCGAACGCAACCTGCATATCGTGGCAGTGACCGCCTGCGCCACCGGCGTGGCACATACTTATATGGCCGCCGAGCAGCTGGAAAAGCTGGCGAAAACCTACAATTTTTCAATCAAAATAGAAACTCAGGGCGTACTGGGATTAAAAAATCCGATCACTGAGAAAAATATCCTCGACGCCGAGCTGGTCATTATTGCCTCTGATATCACCATCGATAATGCATTGCGCTTTGAGGGTTGCCGCATCCTGAACATCTGCATCAACTCCCTGCTGCTGAAACCGGCTGAGGTGGTGTCAGCCATCCGTAAATCACTCAGTCTGCCCAGAGGCAACGTGATCGAGCTTTAG
- a CDS encoding DUF1493 family protein, which yields MRDYEQEIINFIDEGYNTKKYFLFGPKKEITLDISIRDDLKLVYEDNVELIDEYFKRWNVDRANFEVLDYFNPEFLGSKEPDPHKPLTLMMLAESAKAGKWLYD from the coding sequence ATGAGAGATTACGAACAAGAGATCATCAACTTTATAGACGAAGGGTATAACACGAAAAAGTACTTCCTCTTTGGACCAAAGAAAGAGATCACCCTTGATATTAGTATCAGGGATGATCTGAAACTCGTTTATGAAGATAACGTAGAACTGATTGATGAGTATTTCAAACGTTGGAATGTTGACCGTGCGAACTTTGAAGTACTCGACTACTTCAATCCAGAGTTCTTAGGTTCGAAGGAACCAGACCCACACAAACCACTTACCCTGATGATGCTTGCAGAAAGTGCTAAAGCTGGTAAATGGTTATATGATTAA
- a CDS encoding STM2901 family protein: MDTTEALKGTYFYGGMTNLTPQQLWWAITVVVVSDYLEISVVDASLIISGQPILGTRAKPGNATPGTSIASKYLSKWLNYQLPRGYRLPTLTGKSIASLKWTSTNNLGRFVGRNVPWLGWVLSFMTIYQIQDDIKYTYNKIALPKDRIQWTYF; encoded by the coding sequence ATGGATACGACAGAAGCCCTCAAAGGGACTTACTTCTACGGTGGTATGACTAATTTGACACCACAACAACTATGGTGGGCCATCACTGTCGTAGTGGTTAGTGACTACCTTGAAATCTCAGTAGTAGATGCCTCTCTAATCATCTCAGGACAACCAATACTTGGAACCAGAGCAAAACCCGGCAATGCAACGCCAGGCACTTCTATTGCCTCCAAATACCTAAGTAAATGGTTGAACTATCAACTACCACGCGGCTATCGTCTTCCTACTCTCACTGGTAAATCAATCGCTTCTCTCAAATGGACGAGTACTAACAACCTGGGGCGTTTCGTTGGTCGTAATGTTCCCTGGCTTGGTTGGGTTCTTTCATTCATGACGATCTATCAGATTCAGGACGACATTAAATACACATACAACAAGATCGCCTTACCAAAAGATCGCATACAGTGGACGTACTTCTGA
- a CDS encoding HAD-IA family hydrolase: MYFRGLLFDLDGTLVNSLDFVEASWSDWANRKGFNALEVRNFLHGKPAISTLRHFMPQASEVAIGQEFLALEDYEARNTEGITPVAGAAEFLTRLNALHVPWGIVTSGSLRVASARIHQVGFPFPGVLVTSEDIQHGKPHPEPFLLGAQKLNVSPSDCIVFEDSEAGLRAASAAGSVVVEVLTPQASVHDIETYASISHYLDLAVTPQRGADFSLRVNH; this comes from the coding sequence ATGTATTTTCGTGGGCTGTTATTTGATTTGGATGGGACCTTAGTCAACTCACTTGATTTCGTCGAAGCGTCGTGGAGCGACTGGGCGAATAGAAAAGGTTTTAACGCTCTGGAGGTACGCAATTTCCTGCACGGTAAACCGGCCATCAGCACGCTGCGCCATTTTATGCCACAGGCCAGCGAGGTGGCTATCGGGCAGGAGTTCCTGGCGCTGGAAGATTATGAAGCCCGCAACACCGAGGGGATTACCCCGGTTGCTGGCGCAGCCGAATTCCTCACCCGGCTCAACGCACTGCATGTTCCCTGGGGAATTGTCACCTCTGGCTCGTTGCGGGTCGCTTCTGCACGTATTCACCAGGTCGGTTTTCCCTTCCCTGGCGTGCTGGTGACCAGTGAGGATATTCAGCATGGTAAACCCCATCCGGAGCCTTTTCTGCTAGGTGCGCAGAAACTCAATGTCTCCCCGTCCGATTGCATCGTTTTTGAGGATTCTGAGGCGGGTTTGCGCGCAGCCAGCGCGGCGGGGAGTGTGGTGGTGGAGGTCCTGACACCCCAGGCGAGCGTCCATGATATCGAGACTTACGCCAGCATCAGCCATTACCTCGACCTTGCGGTGACGCCTCAGCGCGGTGCCGATTTTTCTCTCAGGGTTAACCACTGA
- the ptsP gene encoding phosphoenolpyruvate--protein phosphotransferase, which translates to MSELISYQCELKDGIHARPAGHIERLCNYFQSTVRWKNIRTGLEGSAKSALSIVATDTLLNDCCEITLSGDDARDAANQLSALLEKLPSYEVTQEEESAAPAGYLPRSLRETQLSFIQGSRISGGVAIAKPVVIQSLTLQEILARTPAQERTAAQEKEAVITGLESLKKEKIAALETSSGVEHDIIQAHLSIITDATFQSAITGFIDNDNNAWSAITLAAIEFCEILNRSSSKYIRERTLDVLDITSQLLITLYGANALPQNNLVLTTPSIILADNLTPSKFLGINKNWLAGLVLSSTGKTSHTAILARSLGIPTLTDINFSTLNLDPQQDIIIDGNPGILITAPDERVLRYYRHEIAVQQQMQQQMLANVHQPAVTADGHGIEIAANIASLAEAVAAFDNGAEGIGLFRTEMSFMDRATPPDYAELATLYTDVMKCAAGKPVIFRTFDIGGDKPVDYLNIGDEENPFLGFRAVRTYRLYRDLFAMQLKAILTASAHGPAKIMIPMISNVDEVIWCREVLAAVMQEMDNAGLPYNDGIELGVMLEVPSVIFAIPEIAACADFFSVGSNDLTQYFFAADRGNSRVAEVYDNYAPSFLRAMQFAAEEVHRAGKWIGICGELGASQDFLPLFTGMGFDELSMSGTAIPGVKHALRELNFTKCQQLAQHAVTLKRSAEVKATLQAPDVKQVSSKPILAPEFILCGLQASDKNEVIKMMSDNLWLHHRTNNREPLCDDIWAREDAFSTAVGYGFAIPHTKSDHIRYSTISMATLAKPIIWGDQQVETVFMLTVNKSADPNQHMKYFSILARKLMQEEFRNEIKHADNVSVLYNLMTKTLDV; encoded by the coding sequence ATGTCAGAATTAATAAGCTATCAATGTGAGCTTAAGGACGGAATTCATGCCAGACCGGCAGGCCACATCGAGCGTCTTTGTAATTACTTTCAATCTACTGTACGCTGGAAAAATATCCGTACCGGCCTCGAAGGCAGTGCAAAGAGTGCCCTTTCGATTGTCGCAACCGATACTTTATTAAATGATTGCTGTGAAATTACCCTCAGCGGTGATGATGCACGTGACGCCGCAAATCAGCTGTCGGCTTTACTGGAAAAACTGCCTTCCTATGAAGTGACGCAGGAAGAGGAATCCGCAGCGCCAGCAGGTTATCTGCCGCGTTCCCTGCGGGAAACACAGCTGAGTTTTATCCAGGGATCACGCATCAGCGGCGGTGTGGCGATTGCCAAACCGGTGGTTATCCAGAGCCTGACATTGCAGGAGATACTGGCACGCACTCCGGCACAGGAACGCACCGCTGCACAGGAAAAAGAGGCGGTGATTACCGGCCTGGAATCGCTGAAAAAAGAAAAGATTGCTGCTCTGGAGACGAGCAGCGGTGTCGAGCACGATATTATTCAGGCGCATTTATCGATTATCACCGATGCCACTTTCCAGAGCGCCATCACTGGCTTTATTGATAACGACAACAATGCATGGTCAGCGATTACACTTGCCGCTATAGAGTTCTGTGAAATACTTAACCGCTCATCGAGCAAATATATCAGAGAAAGAACCCTCGATGTCCTGGATATTACCAGCCAATTATTAATCACCCTGTATGGCGCTAACGCGTTACCACAAAATAACCTGGTACTGACAACGCCGTCGATTATTCTGGCCGACAACCTGACGCCGAGCAAATTTCTTGGCATCAACAAAAACTGGCTGGCTGGCCTGGTATTATCCTCGACAGGTAAAACCTCGCATACTGCGATCCTCGCGCGTTCACTGGGTATTCCCACGCTGACAGATATCAACTTTTCCACGCTGAACCTTGATCCGCAGCAGGATATTATTATTGACGGTAATCCGGGCATTCTGATCACCGCCCCGGATGAGCGGGTGCTGCGTTATTACCGTCATGAGATTGCCGTACAACAGCAAATGCAGCAGCAGATGCTGGCAAATGTCCACCAACCCGCCGTCACCGCAGACGGACACGGCATCGAGATTGCCGCCAATATCGCCAGCCTGGCAGAAGCGGTTGCCGCGTTTGACAATGGCGCAGAAGGCATCGGTCTGTTTCGCACCGAAATGTCGTTTATGGACCGCGCAACCCCGCCTGATTATGCCGAGCTGGCCACGCTTTACACCGATGTCATGAAGTGCGCAGCGGGCAAACCGGTCATCTTTCGTACCTTCGATATCGGCGGCGATAAACCGGTGGACTACCTGAATATCGGTGACGAAGAGAATCCCTTTCTTGGCTTCCGCGCGGTACGTACCTATCGGCTTTACCGGGATCTGTTTGCCATGCAGCTGAAGGCGATCCTCACCGCTTCTGCGCATGGACCGGCCAAAATCATGATTCCGATGATCTCGAACGTCGATGAGGTTATCTGGTGTCGTGAGGTGCTGGCTGCGGTGATGCAGGAGATGGATAACGCCGGGTTGCCTTATAACGATGGCATCGAATTAGGCGTGATGCTGGAAGTGCCTTCGGTTATCTTCGCCATCCCTGAAATCGCCGCCTGTGCCGACTTTTTCAGCGTCGGCAGCAATGATCTGACGCAGTACTTTTTTGCCGCTGACCGGGGTAATTCCCGGGTTGCCGAGGTGTATGACAACTACGCCCCGTCTTTCCTGCGTGCCATGCAATTTGCCGCCGAAGAGGTACATCGTGCCGGTAAATGGATTGGCATCTGCGGTGAACTGGGAGCCAGCCAGGACTTCCTGCCACTTTTTACCGGAATGGGCTTTGACGAACTCAGCATGAGCGGTACCGCCATTCCGGGCGTCAAACACGCGTTACGCGAGCTGAACTTCACGAAATGCCAGCAGCTGGCGCAGCATGCCGTCACGCTCAAACGTTCCGCTGAGGTCAAAGCGACGTTGCAAGCACCCGATGTCAAACAGGTCAGCAGCAAACCGATCCTGGCACCGGAATTTATTCTCTGCGGCTTGCAGGCCAGTGATAAAAATGAGGTCATCAAAATGATGTCCGATAATCTCTGGCTGCACCATCGCACCAATAACCGGGAACCATTATGTGACGATATCTGGGCAAGGGAAGACGCCTTCTCCACCGCCGTTGGCTATGGTTTCGCCATTCCGCACACCAAATCTGATCATATCCGTTATTCGACCATCAGCATGGCCACCCTTGCTAAACCCATTATCTGGGGTGACCAGCAAGTTGAGACGGTCTTTATGCTGACGGTGAATAAATCTGCCGACCCTAATCAACATATGAAGTATTTCTCCATCCTTGCCAGAAAACTTATGCAGGAGGAATTTCGCAATGAAATAAAACACGCCGATAACGTCAGCGTACTCTACAACCTGATGACCAAAACATTAGATGTATAA
- a CDS encoding PTS fructose transporter subunit IIB, whose amino-acid sequence MKIVGVAACITGIAHTYMAQEAIEQECKKRGYDVKVETQGGMGIENELSEEEIAEADVVILAVAIGIEGVERFEEKEDAGRIISLNPAEVIRNPAAIINKAEQLAQ is encoded by the coding sequence ATGAAAATCGTCGGAGTCGCAGCATGCATTACAGGCATCGCGCATACCTACATGGCGCAGGAAGCCATTGAACAGGAATGCAAAAAAAGAGGTTATGACGTAAAAGTCGAGACCCAGGGCGGCATGGGAATTGAAAATGAATTAAGCGAAGAAGAAATCGCCGAAGCCGATGTGGTGATTCTGGCGGTCGCCATCGGTATTGAAGGCGTGGAGCGCTTTGAAGAAAAAGAGGACGCTGGCCGGATTATTTCATTAAACCCGGCTGAGGTTATTCGTAATCCGGCGGCGATCATTAATAAAGCCGAACAGCTTGCACAATAA
- a CDS encoding PTS fructose transporter subunit IIC: MSDTMKTIKDDLVKAFSTGVSYMMPVVVVGGICLALSLVGGEPTPGKGIVVTNPFLLNLGAIGSAGLGMMIPVLAAYIAYSIAGKPGLTPGVVTGFMAATPLGEAHVVTGFLGAMLLGILSGYVAKWVKTWKVGKVLMPVMPILIIPIVTSCLVGMLYLYVLIGPIGMAMKWLVAMLSNMQGGSGLVLGLILGAMAAFDMGGPVNKTATAFTLALMAEGIYGPNGAYRIACAIPPLGIALSTFISRRKWAEDERRMGTSAAFMGLIGITEGAIPFAVKNLKTVLPSIIIGSAVGAGLAMIHGVESMVPHGGLIAIAGVNKGAMWYVIDMAIGVIITAVCLHILRPNISEVVKKEPAKKPVTSDLNKA; this comes from the coding sequence ATGTCGGATACGATGAAAACCATTAAGGATGATTTAGTCAAAGCATTCAGCACCGGGGTGTCTTATATGATGCCTGTGGTGGTGGTCGGCGGGATCTGTCTGGCGCTGTCGCTGGTGGGTGGAGAACCCACGCCAGGCAAAGGCATTGTCGTCACCAATCCATTCCTGCTAAACCTTGGCGCTATCGGCAGCGCCGGGCTGGGCATGATGATCCCGGTGCTCGCCGCTTATATTGCCTATTCCATTGCCGGCAAACCGGGTCTGACCCCGGGCGTAGTCACCGGATTTATGGCCGCCACCCCGCTCGGCGAAGCGCATGTGGTCACCGGATTTCTCGGTGCAATGCTGCTCGGCATCCTGAGCGGCTACGTAGCGAAATGGGTTAAGACCTGGAAAGTCGGCAAAGTGCTGATGCCGGTAATGCCGATCCTGATTATCCCTATCGTGACCAGCTGCCTGGTCGGCATGCTTTATTTGTACGTGCTGATTGGCCCCATCGGTATGGCGATGAAATGGCTGGTGGCGATGCTGTCGAATATGCAGGGCGGCAGCGGCCTGGTGCTGGGTTTAATCCTCGGAGCAATGGCTGCCTTTGATATGGGCGGACCGGTGAATAAAACCGCGACGGCATTTACCCTGGCGCTGATGGCCGAAGGGATTTATGGCCCGAACGGTGCCTATCGTATCGCCTGTGCCATTCCGCCGCTGGGCATTGCGCTTTCAACGTTTATTTCGCGCCGTAAATGGGCTGAAGATGAAAGACGCATGGGCACCTCTGCGGCGTTTATGGGCTTAATTGGTATCACCGAAGGTGCTATTCCCTTTGCAGTTAAAAACCTCAAAACCGTTCTTCCCTCAATTATTATCGGCAGCGCCGTGGGTGCCGGTCTGGCGATGATTCATGGTGTGGAATCGATGGTCCCGCACGGAGGCTTAATTGCCATCGCTGGCGTGAATAAAGGCGCGATGTGGTACGTCATTGATATGGCCATCGGCGTCATTATTACCGCCGTGTGCCTGCATATTCTGCGACCCAATATTAGCGAAGTCGTTAAAAAAGAACCCGCTAAAAAACCTGTCACTTCCGATTTAAATAAAGCGTAA
- a CDS encoding class II D-tagatose-bisphosphate aldolase non-catalytic subunit, which translates to MKNTMKQYVDYIVNGGKSTMLGIGPMSPALIQACFELGKEKDLPLMFIASRNQVDADEFGAGYVNNWDQFRFAADLKAMAEKVGFDGDYFLCRDHGGPWQRDKERKDHIPEAEAMELARRSYQIDMDAGFDLLHIDPTKDPYVVGKVIDIELVLSRTVELIRFCEEYRKANNLKEFFYEVGTEETNGGLTDISAYEGFIVELNKRLLAADLPKPLFIVGQTGTLTRLTKNVGHFNETQSAELSAISTRYGVGLKEHNGDYLPDDILLKHPGLGITAMNVAPAYGTIETRAYLKLAEVEKDLAAKGFIQTASNLKSVLTRECVLSHKWEKWMTDEHKNKSEEQIFNEPELLKEILELSGHYNYEKPDVVKEMKTLFANLRSFGVEPERYVVNKIKDIIQNEAECFNMPGLTSRVAHAK; encoded by the coding sequence ATGAAAAATACCATGAAACAGTACGTCGATTATATTGTTAACGGTGGAAAATCAACGATGCTGGGTATCGGCCCCATGTCACCTGCGCTTATTCAGGCGTGCTTTGAACTGGGTAAAGAAAAAGATCTGCCATTGATGTTTATTGCCAGCCGTAATCAGGTCGATGCCGATGAATTTGGTGCGGGTTATGTCAATAACTGGGATCAGTTCCGCTTTGCGGCAGATTTAAAAGCGATGGCAGAAAAAGTCGGTTTTGATGGCGACTATTTCCTCTGCCGTGACCACGGCGGCCCATGGCAGCGTGACAAAGAACGTAAAGACCATATTCCGGAAGCAGAAGCCATGGAACTGGCGCGCCGCTCCTATCAGATTGATATGGATGCCGGTTTCGACCTGCTGCACATTGACCCCACCAAAGACCCGTATGTCGTGGGGAAAGTGATTGATATCGAGCTGGTTCTGAGCCGCACGGTTGAACTGATTCGCTTCTGTGAAGAATACCGTAAGGCCAACAACCTGAAAGAGTTTTTCTATGAAGTCGGCACTGAAGAAACCAATGGCGGCCTGACCGATATCAGCGCTTATGAAGGCTTTATTGTTGAACTCAATAAACGCCTGCTGGCCGCAGACCTGCCAAAACCGTTATTTATCGTCGGCCAGACCGGTACGCTGACTCGCCTGACAAAAAATGTCGGACATTTCAACGAAACACAATCGGCTGAACTCTCGGCGATCAGTACCCGCTACGGTGTGGGTTTGAAAGAGCATAACGGTGACTATCTGCCGGATGACATCCTGCTGAAACACCCGGGCCTGGGGATCACCGCGATGAACGTTGCCCCGGCGTATGGCACCATCGAAACCCGTGCCTATCTCAAACTGGCCGAAGTTGAAAAAGATCTGGCTGCCAAAGGTTTTATCCAGACCGCTTCTAATCTTAAAAGTGTGCTGACCCGTGAGTGCGTGCTGAGCCACAAATGGGAAAAATGGATGACCGATGAGCATAAAAACAAGTCAGAAGAACAGATCTTTAATGAGCCGGAATTGCTGAAAGAGATTCTTGAACTCAGCGGCCATTATAATTATGAAAAACCGGATGTCGTCAAAGAGATGAAAACCCTGTTCGCCAACTTGCGTTCATTTGGCGTGGAGCCTGAGCGTTACGTGGTGAACAAAATTAAGGACATAATCCAGAATGAAGCAGAATGCTTCAATATGCCGGGTCTGACCTCACGCGTCGCTCACGCAAAATAA
- the tal gene encoding transaldolase, with amino-acid sequence MNQLEQLKQQTIIVADSGDIDSILAYQPEDATTNPSLIYKAAQLPQYQQLITDAVTAVKMRQAGKDVLPSAIADYLAVSIGALILQSVPGRISTEVDARLSFDTEASIHKAREIIALYEEKGVTKDRVLIKLAATWQGIRAAEVLEKEGINCNLTLLFSFAQARACADAGVFLISPFVGRIYDWYKKNNADTVMTIDNDPGVESVRNIYQFYKMHGYKTVVMGASFRTPQQVLALNGCDRLTVSPNLLAQLQQSEASVPAPLACEGTQQPKPAVISEAEFYWAHNQDAMAVEKLAEGIRLFAIDQNSLEALLTQYL; translated from the coding sequence GTGAACCAGCTTGAGCAATTGAAGCAGCAGACCATTATTGTCGCTGACAGTGGGGATATTGATAGCATTCTGGCTTATCAACCCGAAGATGCCACCACCAACCCGTCATTAATTTATAAAGCAGCGCAGCTGCCGCAATATCAACAGCTGATAACAGATGCGGTCACGGCGGTAAAGATGCGTCAGGCTGGCAAAGACGTTCTCCCTTCCGCTATCGCCGATTATCTGGCTGTCAGCATTGGTGCACTGATCCTGCAAAGCGTGCCGGGGCGTATTTCAACCGAAGTTGATGCCCGCCTTTCTTTTGACACCGAAGCCAGCATTCATAAAGCGCGGGAAATCATCGCCCTCTATGAAGAAAAAGGTGTCACTAAAGATCGCGTGCTGATCAAGCTGGCTGCCACCTGGCAGGGAATTCGTGCCGCCGAGGTGCTGGAAAAAGAAGGCATCAATTGTAATCTGACGCTGCTGTTTTCCTTCGCCCAGGCCAGAGCCTGTGCCGATGCCGGGGTGTTTCTGATTTCGCCTTTTGTCGGCCGGATCTATGACTGGTACAAAAAGAACAACGCAGACACCGTCATGACCATCGATAACGATCCTGGGGTTGAATCAGTGCGCAATATCTACCAATTCTACAAAATGCACGGTTATAAAACGGTGGTGATGGGAGCCAGCTTCCGCACCCCGCAACAGGTGCTGGCGCTGAACGGTTGCGATCGCCTGACTGTCTCGCCAAATCTGCTGGCGCAGCTGCAGCAAAGTGAAGCCAGTGTGCCTGCCCCGCTTGCCTGCGAGGGAACTCAGCAACCCAAACCCGCTGTCATCAGCGAAGCCGAATTTTACTGGGCACACAATCAGGATGCGATGGCAGTCGAAAAACTCGCCGAAGGGATTCGTCTGTTTGCCATTGACCAAAATAGTCTTGAGGCGTTGCTTACTCAGTATCTTTAA